GGAGCGAAAGAGGAAGACAGTGATGGCGCCAGTGAGGAGGACACTGGTGGCAGTTTGGATGGGAGTAGGCTTGTCGGAGGTGGCGAAAACGGAAGGACTGGAAGATGGGATTTCTATTGGGCCCTCTTCTGGAGGTGCCTCTTCTACAGTGGCAGTGGTGTTGGGTTGTTCTGGGAGTTGGGCCAGCCATGGTTCAGTGGTTGTATGGTGGTTGTGGGCTGAGACAGAGCGGGAAATGGTGGCTGTGAGGGACTTACAGAGGAAGttaagagaagaaagggaaatgGGCAGAGGAGAAAAGGTGAGGAGGGAAGAGGAAGATTGAGGGAAGGGGAAGAAGCAATGTGGTGGAGTTTGGAAGATTTGAGCATGGGGTGATTTTAGAGTTAGAGTAGGCATGGTGAGGCCTGAGTGATAAGGAGGTGTTTACGGTGATGCTTCTTGATTCTGCTTCTGTACTTTCAGTTTTTTCTTTATGCGAGATCTACTACCAAAATCATAATTCAttctcttgattttttttctgtgttttttttaatgaaaaaaaccCTTGGGTATTACCAGGGATAAATCTCCGCGGTCCCATGATGCCCCATTGGTAGAGGAAAGCAATGGAGTTGAACATTGCAAAAGAATATGAATGTCTTGATTCTAAcaatttcttgttttcttgatttattCCTGTTAGTTTTAGTCAGAATTTACTACataattccttttatttggtttGAAGATATGAAAGGGAATTGGTTTTCTTAGAATTTTACTTGCACTTTTCCCCCAAGTTCCAGAATTTGGAACCCTAAACTTGACCTTAAATCATTAGCAACAAAGAATACAGGACTTAGAATAGAATTAAGAGAGTCACCAGGGTCATAGCATACGTTACTTTTTCATGCATGATAATTTAGATGGTATGGTCCCAAAgagtagggctgcaaacgagccgagtcgaatCGAGTTTTGAGCTAATCGAACCGAGCCTCGATTAAATTTTaccaaactcgagctcgacgagccggcaattttcgagctcgagctcgaaaaaaataaataaaataatatttttttcttaataaataataaaatattaaggatatatacgtaattttattataaaaataaaaaataaaaaaatatatatataatatacgtaattttattattaaataaaaataaaaataaaaatatatatatatatactcaagctcacgagccggctcgcgagctaacgagcttaatattctgagctcgagcttgactcgagccgctcgtGAGCAGCTCGATTCGTTTGTAGCCCTGCCAAAGAGTTTCACTCATTTAGCAGTTCTAAATGATGATGAGAGGAGAAGAGCATGAATAGTGTCAATGCAGGATATGTCAACTGGTAAAACATATGCATGATATGATGGTTTCTTCTATTATCTCCTTAAATCTTCtgaacaatttttcttttcctcctgaACAGACTATATTAAATAAGTTCATATCTTCTCGCTTCTCCCTTAAATGGAGAGACCTTTCCAGTTTGTCTATTCCATTGTTATGTTTGATATGAACCTTTTGAGTTGGAAAAAAACCTTTTTCACTGAAAAGGTCAttctaaccttttttttttctttttttaaaatccGTTCGTTGCAAAATTCTAAGTAAAGTTCTTTCCACCTTTATCTTCGAATGACTGGGGTCAAGTTTATCCTTACATCTCTATGTTCTATTACCAATTAGTAGGTTGTTTGTTAGTTTAATCAGTAATTTACCATAATTTTGTAACAAACCATTCTAGTtggttttaaatatttttccTTTGCTAATTTTATAATATTGTTCTTTTAGACTTTTGTGCAAATGGATATGGATTTGTTTTGGCACTTGACATAAAcagtgaaaaaaataataaagacaGAAAATGAATGTTTAACTTCATgtgatttatttttttgtaagttagtaattatattgttattttaaaaaatttgaaatgaatatcatattttaaaaataataaaatgttGAAATCAAATTATTTTAATAAGTACATAATTTATTCATAATGTACAAAAAAAGGAATCAAAGTTCCTCATATAAGATAACAAATAGCATAGCATGAATAAACAAAAATATGCAATGCTTAATAACAGATTTCAAGGTAATTAAATCAATTTTATTTATTCCATTTCGACATCTAAAAATTGATTGTACCAAATACTGAGACATTGGAacggaaattttttttaatatcatTCTGACTCGAAAAACGTTTTTTGGTGAAAAGACCTTTACATTCTGAGTATTCCAATGTACCAAACAAAggttttttctttcccttccaGAAGACTGCCAACTAGGCCGAAGCCCAATTTCCCAACAGAGGTTTCACTTTAGGCTTTGGTCTGGGATACAGCACTCGGTTTAGAACTCGAATTATACTCCATATGATATGAAGCACACccacaaaacaaaaagaagaaaaaaaattgttgttCTATCCAATTCCAATCCTCCCTTTGAACCCTTCTAGTTGACAAGCAACCTGACCAATATACCTCTTCATCCTCAAACATCTTAGGCCTATATGCATTGCAGTTGCAGCAGTTGGATTACAAGATGAAAGAATGATTCCTGCCTTTCGAAGCAGTTGAAATGCTCTCATCTTCACGGGCCAACTTCTTGAAATCATTGAATACAAAGAGGAGTCTGCTTCAATTTCTTTGCACTTTAATGTGACATTTATGACTCCATATCCAAACTCCAGTACTAACTCACCTACTAAAAGAGCAAACCACACACAGAGAATGTGAATCTACACAAAAAGAGaggagaagagaaaaaaaaaaaagggccagATCATTGGCAATTGGACTTGCAATTGTCATTTTGTCTTTATCCACTTTCTTTCATAACTACTGAATTGACAAATTATTGCCTTTGTCGCAGAAAAAGGGAGCAAATTTAGCCAGACAAGTGGGTGGCATTGGCAATCATGGCTCGTTTGATTCACAATTTTTCTACCATTTTGTAGGGATGGCAGCCAGTTTCCAGGTCATTAATTAAAAGTCAAGAAAGCAATCCTCTCATCACATGCTGAGTTATATTATATAGCTTCTCATACATCAATAATGCCCAGCAACAATCATAAGCATAAAGATTGATTGATTGAATCAGAATTTATTGCTATAAATGACAAAAGTTTAATCCTTCTTAACCCAAACCCAAAGAATGTGTTTAGATCAATTACAGCAGTAATCTTGTAAATATATGATAGAAATTGCAGAGTCTTACCAAAATCGATGATTCTATCCAAGGATCTAACCCATATTCTCAAGTTAAAGTTGCACAGATGATGATCAGCATACATGTATGATTGTATGGTTAGTTATCAGCATTCCTGGCGCACATTCGAGGCTACAGCTCTAGCCCAAAATCTGATCTGTGCTTTCATATCTTCTGCCGACCTCTTGCCCATTGGAGATGCAGGGTTCTCAGGCTGCCATGCCTGATCAGCTGTATAGGACTTCCTCAACTTACCTTCATTTAGACAAAACTGTTGctgcttcttttcttgcagaCTTGGACCTAAATCTTTGTCGTCAAATTTGATACTCAAGTCCTTAAGACCTTGAAGTTCTACAATAAGGTCACTCGAGCTTCTTGATAACTTGGCCTGATTAAGGGGGTGTTGCCTTCTGATCATCACCCCTTCGGGGCTCTCTGTTTTGCAGCTTTCCGAATCTGGTTTTCTTCGCGGCCGCAGCCTAGGTGTGCTTGAACTTTGTGTTAGACCCTGGAAGGCAATTATAGTCGTTAGACGGAATTATAGTCGTTCAGAGAACGGGTTTGATTCTGAACTATGCAGCAGCAAAATTCAATGAACTCAATCATGATAGCGATTTAATATTTCCTATGAAATGATGAACTGCTCATGCATGGACCCTTCTAGAGGTTGAACAAGATTTGCCATGTAGATCAAGGTATAAATTGATGATTAAAAAAAGCAAGATTTCTACCTTCGGAATCGGAACCCGCCGTGGGGGCAACAGGCCTGATTGATTCAAAGATGCTTGCCTAATCAACTTGCTCATCGAAAAATCACTTTCTTCATCTTGAGTTTCTTCTCTTCCTAGAGAAGTTGGAAGAGAAGGTGCACGAAACAGATTGTTACTCGATTTCTCTAGTCTTGATTTGCTTCCCCTGCGCGCAGGATAGGTACCTCCTCCTGCATGATAAGTCGATTCTTCTGGCAAGGACGGCGCTCTCATCAACCCGGAAGGAGTTAACTCATCCCCTTGTGGTAGTTTGTTTAACGATGAGAAGGTTTCTTCATATGATTTTCCAACCAAAATCTCTTCATCAGCTAAGCCAGAGGAAGGACAAGGATCAGAATACCATCTACACATCCTGGTTGTTTTTCTGTCAAGCAAGTTCCCAAAAAACCAAGACTTGTCAAGGAGATCTCCAGGCTCCTCCTCCGCCATTTCTTGATGCTTACAAGTTGAGGAGTCGCAAGAAGAATCATCAATCACCTCCATACCTGCAGAAACAGAAGTTCTTGCAGCAAGCCCACATGGGATTTCTTGATCTTTCATCCGACTTCTGTAGAAAAAGCTGCTGTCTGGGCTGACTGGGAAGGCCATGTGGGATTGGGCATATTATGCTATACTATACTATATTAGATTGTTACGCAATCAATATAATGTGGACGCAAGTCTGTGAAGTCTTGGACTAATATAATAATTATCTGGGAGacaatataatataattatattttgatGAGAAAGGGGAGGTGGACACATTTAATTGGAACAAGTCAGCACAGATGGAGAGGGTTTAATTGCTTGAAGGATGGAAGGATGGAACACGAGCTTATGACAGCACAGACCCCCCCAACCCATGTGCTGGCCCTCTGTTTATGGATAACTAACTGAGCAAATTATTCAGATGGTCACTAAATTTTTAGAATCATCAAATTTTTACTATTGAACTATTAAAAGTTTAATTTTGGTCACTGAACTATTTAAAATTTaggtttcgggtcatttcgttAGATTTGATCGTTAAGtatgcctttttcttttatctCGTAAATCATGCAGACACTCAGATCTGATATAGTTAACGATCAAATTTAACGGAATGGCACGGAACCTAAACTTTAGATAGTTCAGTGGTCcaaattaaatttttaatagttcaataaccaaaatttttaatgattCTAAAAGTTTAGTGGCCATCCAAATAATTTGCTCACCACTAATTATATACGGACAAAGAAGATTGTCCAAAAGTGTTTTGTTAAATTTCCTTCAGATTATATACTTATGAGACAGCTAACTGATTTAGATACGTAATTACATGCTGACAACTACCGATGATAATCGAACCTAGGCCTaattccttgttttttttttttttgggccatGTGGAGGATTTGAGGCCTTCATAATTATGAGGAGATGGAGATCCCAGTTGCGTTGTGTTGCCGAGGCTATAATATTACACATTTATACTAATTCCTAATTGATCCAATCAATCTTTTTTGTTTAATGAGTCCTGATTAGCGCAAATGAGGAGCTGTTAATTGCAACCACCATCGAATATCTGTACCCACCATCGAATGTAGCGCAAATGAAGCCAATCTGCTCCAGCTTGCTTGACTCAATCTAAGCATATTAATTTGAGTTCCAACTCAAATGGGATCAATAACCAATTCAACTATCAatgggaaggaaaaaaaaacccccCCACAAAAAATGGAAGGCCAGATCACtagaaacacatttttttaaatttctttaaaTTGGGATTAATTCTATAATGCaaacaaatcagatttgggaTAGCAGCACATTTATCGGACACGCTCGGGGTGATTTTAAGTTTTAACTCTTAAAAGATAAATAGAGAAAAAGGacacaagaaaataaaaaaacaaggactccgtttggattagtcatttttttaaaaataaaattttcaaatacaatgctataataatacataaataaaaataattcaaaaaacatcgcgttcatataatatatcaaaaaatatttataataaaatttttcatatacactgttacagtaaaatttttcaaaaacagctaaCATAAACGGAGTAGTTGCCGATACATTGGAGGTGACTTCTCTGCACATGCGTATGCAGGTATTTCCATTCTAAACAGGAAATCtagaagacaaaaaaaaataataataataataaaaagatgTTTGCTGCTCTCTAACATAGTCATATAATAGTTTCCTACATGAATTCCTAAGGACCACAAGTTGTCAATGGAGACATTAATAAGTGCAAATTGAGATATTCAAGTCGAAATTAATATGTGGGATGGGACGAGTATAGCTACTGCTACATATGCCCTCATCCATTCTTTGCTTAAACCATGTCATCTGCTGCTGTCATTCATAGTTATCTCAACAAAATATTGTACGATAAATGTGGAAGCCCTTCAAATGTTACACTactgataatttagagttgaaGAACCGATCGACTTTGAGAAGATTGAGAATGACTTTCAGATTGTAATAATAATTCAAACAATTTGAATTTACTACTACTACAAGTTTTGTTGTCACTTGCAAATATTTCTCGAATTGTGGAGCCATCATCCCTGTGTGTGCTTTGTAGAAAAATAACTTTGAAAATTGTCGTTTTTTGCAGTGGAAATAGACCCAAGTCAAGTCTTCCTTTGTGAACATCAtcagcttcttcttcttcttcttcttcttgtcctttttttttttttttggataaaacaAAGCAAAATGAAAAGACAGTAGTTTGAGAGTCAATTACAGAGGCTCTAGGGAAGCTAGCTAGTCCCTCTACAATCATCATTAACAAAAGATCCTATCTGGGGAGGGCAAGAATTTATAAGTGAAAACATATAGACAAAATATTTCCAACCATCTTTGCAAGCTCGTCCGCACATCGGTTCGATCAGCGTCCTGCAGTCAAAGATGAGAGGTTCAAGAAAGTGAGGATCAAGAGAGCAGCGGTCTTTGTCTAACAAAGCAATGGCAGCAAGTGAATCAGGTTCCCCATGGAGATGATCAAGTGCAAGCTGGAGTCCATTGCATCACGAATGCTGCTTCACAATTCAGCCACCATATTTAGTTGAGATGCCCAGGTCTCTCACTGGAACATCATCAGCTTGTTTTGTTTTCACTGGAACAGAACAATGTATTATTGATGTAATGTACTGAGCAACCCATTTGTCCTAGGTGAAGGCGGCGTGACATCGCTCTTGACTCTTCGAAAAGGATCATTTTGTTTCCATTTGGTACTATTCGATGAATCATCGACAAGAACATCCATCGTCCCCGAAAGGGATGTCCCATTTGGCCCACTACCTCATTATCGGGATCGAAGGCCGACAAAGTTTGCCTGTTTTTAGATCCGGACTCAATCGATTTGCCAATCACCGCAACGCAGTAAATTAGCGAGACCTTAACCACCgcgggaaaaaaaaacagagataAATGAATCAAGAAAATAACTTGTATAATTCAacggaccaaaaaaaaaactattcataGAAGTTTGGCTTCATGAAAGTGAAGTATGATTGTGTGTGTGAGGAAGCCACTGTAGTTTTCTTTGGATCAGGAACTAGTCAAGTCAAAGAGCCCTAACATTTCGTTATTGGAAAACACATACCATCATGGATTACTAAAAAAAACTAGTATTTCACTTGATTGAAAATCTGataattcatgaaaaaaaaatttgaagccaTAGTTCTCTGATTACTGACAAGAAACTCTAACGCAAAAATGGCTGATGAAAATGGGTTTCACATTGCTATGTTTCCATGGTTTGCCACTGGACACATGACTCCTTTCCTCCACCTCTCCAATAAACTTGCTGAAAAGGGCCACAGAATCTCATTCTTGTTGCCAAACAAGGCTAAACATCAACTTGAGCACTTCAATCTTCATCCTAGTCTCATCACATTCTATACACTAACTGTTCCTCATGTTGAAGGCCTTCCTCCTGGAACCGAGACAGCTTCTGATGTTCCCATTTTCCTCACAAGTCTACTGGCAACTGCCATGGACAACATGCGCGATCGTGTCAAAGACTTGCTGCAAAAATTGAAGCCCTCCATCGTCTTCTATGATATGGCACATTGGATACCTGAATTGGCTTCAGAAATTGGTTTCAAAACTGTGAATTACAATGTTGTATCTGCTGCATCAATTGCCATTGCGTTAGTTCCGTCGCGTAAACCTGTTGAAGACAGGACAATTACAGGAGCTGAGCTGATGGAACCGCCACAAGGTTACCCTTCATCTACAGTTTTATTGCGCAGGCACGAAGCTCAGGGATTGTCATTTATATTTCTTGAATTTGGAAAGGACATAACTTTCTATGACAGGATCACAATTGCCATGAAACGAAGCCATGCGATCTCTATCAGAACTTGTAGAGAATTGGAAGGATCTTTGTGCGATTATATAGCAAGAGAGTATCACAAGCCAGTATTTCTAACAGGGCCTGTTTTGCCCGAGTCTGAGAAGGAAGATTTACAAGAAAAATGGGCTAATTGGCTGAAGGGATTTGAGCCAGGCACGGTTGTGTTCTGTGCATTTGGAAGCCAAGTGGTCTTGGAAAAGCAGCAATTTCAAGAACTTGTTCTGGGATTTGAGTTAACTGGTCTGCCATTCTTGATAGCTTTAAAACCACCATTTGGGACCACATCTGTCGAAGAGGCTCTTCCTGAAGGATTTGAAGAGAGGATAAGAGGCAGGGGCATTGTTTATGGAGGTTGGGTGCAACAGCCGGCTATCTTGAGCCATCCATCAGTGGGATGCTTTGTGAATCATTGTGGGTTTGGATCAATGTGGGAGTCTTTGATGAGCGATTGCCAGATTGTGCTTGTACCACACCTGGCTGACCAAATCTTGAACACTAGGTTGTTAGCTGAAGAGTTGAAGGTTGCAGTTGAGGTAGAGAGGGATAACAAAAGCACATGGTTTTCTAGGGAGAGTCTGTGCAGGGCAATCAAGTCTGCTATGGATAGAGACAGTGAAGTTGGTGGCCTAATTAGGGAGAATCATGCAAAGTGGAAGGAAGTCCTTGCAAG
Above is a genomic segment from Coffea eugenioides isolate CCC68of chromosome 5, Ceug_1.0, whole genome shotgun sequence containing:
- the LOC113770801 gene encoding uncharacterized protein LOC113770801 yields the protein MAFPVSPDSSFFYRSRMKDQEIPCGLAARTSVSAGMEVIDDSSCDSSTCKHQEMAEEEPGDLLDKSWFFGNLLDRKTTRMCRWYSDPCPSSGLADEEILVGKSYEETFSSLNKLPQGDELTPSGLMRAPSLPEESTYHAGGGTYPARRGSKSRLEKSSNNLFRAPSLPTSLGREETQDEESDFSMSKLIRQASLNQSGLLPPRRVPIPKGLTQSSSTPRLRPRRKPDSESCKTESPEGVMIRRQHPLNQAKLSRSSSDLIVELQGLKDLSIKFDDKDLGPSLQEKKQQQFCLNEGKLRKSYTADQAWQPENPASPMGKRSAEDMKAQIRFWARAVASNVRQEC
- the LOC113770879 gene encoding UDP-glycosyltransferase 79B3-like: MADENGFHIAMFPWFATGHMTPFLHLSNKLAEKGHRISFLLPNKAKHQLEHFNLHPSLITFYTLTVPHVEGLPPGTETASDVPIFLTSLLATAMDNMRDRVKDLLQKLKPSIVFYDMAHWIPELASEIGFKTVNYNVVSAASIAIALVPSRKPVEDRTITGAELMEPPQGYPSSTVLLRRHEAQGLSFIFLEFGKDITFYDRITIAMKRSHAISIRTCRELEGSLCDYIAREYHKPVFLTGPVLPESEKEDLQEKWANWLKGFEPGTVVFCAFGSQVVLEKQQFQELVLGFELTGLPFLIALKPPFGTTSVEEALPEGFEERIRGRGIVYGGWVQQPAILSHPSVGCFVNHCGFGSMWESLMSDCQIVLVPHLADQILNTRLLAEELKVAVEVERDNKSTWFSRESLCRAIKSAMDRDSEVGGLIRENHAKWKEVLASPSFMGDYIEKFIQDLQDL